A stretch of DNA from Gammaproteobacteria bacterium:
ACCATCAAAATCTTTTTTCATGATAAAAACCTCTTAATTATATGCAAAAAAATATAGTTTAGTAATTTTTCCTCTAACCAATGCACAGATTAGTATTTCCGTTGTCCAGAGAGTTGAACTGAATCCAAACGCAATTGGTATAAATATCGATATATAAAAACTGAGGGTGTTTTTTTGTTCATCATTAAGTAATGATTTTCTTCCCGGAACAGGATTTTTCCTTAGCGCATCCATGCCTTGCTTACGAGCAATTTTTAACCACCGATGAAGAGTACCTCGATGTATTTCAAAAATTTTTGCTATTTCTTTAACGCGACCGCCCATTCGCACGGCCTTTACAGCCTGTATTCGGATATACTCCAAAGTATCATGACCAAGAGTCCGCGCATCAAATATTTTCATTAGCTTTTCCTACATATTTACTTCGTTAATGGGAATATCTATCAATAATTTTAAAATATTCATGCATTAATTTAACTAGTGTCACCTAACCAACACATAGATTAATAAAGAAGCCGTTAATAAAGTCGACTTTAACAAGGCGCCAACCACATTGATGCGTCCCTTCGCGTTCCAATCTATTTTTCCCACGCACCGATGCCCTATCGGCGCATAACCTTCCTTGCGTGGCATATCCTTCGCGAAGCCACTTTCATCAATAAAAACAATCTCTTTTCCTTCCTCTTCGTATTTCTTGATTTGCTCCTGGAATACTATTCTTTTTTCCTCATCCGCTCGAGGATGGGATAGCGTCTTCTTTTTAAAACTAATCCCCAATCGCTTTAGCGCTTTTCCTATAAAGCTAAAAAACTATAAAGTGGTAATAAATTTAGGAGTTACGCAGTTGAATTTTAACCATTTGATTCCGTTAGAAAATCATTAAAGGGTAGGAGTTACGCAGTTGAAAAATAGGAAGTCATTCTGCGCGAAGCGGAGTCGCAGAATCCATCTACATAGATTCTGCGTTCTGCGACTGCGCGCAGAATGACACGGGCGCTAACGCGTCCTCCGCGCAGAATGACAGAAAAAAACTCAATCCTGTTAGGAGTTACGCAGTTGAAAAATAGGTTCAAAATTTTCAGTCAGTTACATCAGATACCTATCTGATGACTTTCCATGGAAATCAAACGATTAAAATTCAACTGCGTAACTCCTATGAAGAGAAGAGAACAGCCTTTCAAGAGCGAATGGAAGCATATGAAACCGAAGGAAAAAGCATAGTTTTTGCCGATGAGGCCGGATTCGCGGTGGATATGCCACGCCGTAATGGCTACGCGCCGATTGGCAAGCGTTGCGTTGGCAAGCAAGATTGGAATGCTAAAGGGCGAGTGAACGCCATTGGAGCGTTGATTGGTATGTGTCTAGTTACGGCAACGCTCTTTACCGGGACCATCAATAGTAATGTGTTTTACTCTTGGATCACCCATGATTTACTCCCAAAACTTCCTCCCAATTGCGTTCTTGTGATGGATAACGCAACTTTTCATAAACGATTGGATATTCAACAAGCCATCAAAAACGCGGGCCATATTCTGGAATATTTACCCCCTTATTCGCCAGATTTTAATCCCATCGAACATAAGTGGGCGCAATTAAAGGCGATTCGCAAAAGAGAACGCTGTACTACCGAGGAAGTCTTCTCAAATTATGCGTAATCATTTTATAGTGGCTTTGCTATACATCCCTGGCTCGAAATAATGGATAGCTCCTTTTTGGGATATAATCACACGGGACTTGACAGATAGTCTCATATAAGCCTAACGAGGCGCTCCACCCGACCAAAAACCGCTACGCGGTTTTCTTCGGGTGAGCTCGGCGTTAGGCAATACTTAAGGAGGTAATATGAAGCGAGCATTATTTGGCTTTCTGTGGTTTGTAGTCCTGAGTTTTGGCGGTGTAGTCATAGGTAGCGGTATAGTCGGCGGTGTAGCTGGTTCTAAAGTTCAAGTTTCTAGGGCCTGTTCACACTAAAATTTGGAGTAAAAACATGAAATTAACCATGGAAGCCTTTGAAAAAATTGAGGGACTATTTCCCCGTCAGCGGGGAAATGTGAAATTTTTCACTTTTTCGGTGTTGACTGCAATGCTTCAT
This window harbors:
- a CDS encoding hypothetical protein (Evidence 5 : Unknown function) codes for the protein MKIFDARTLGHDTLEYIRIQAVKAVRMGGRVKEIAKIFEIHRGTLHRWLKIARKQGMDALRKNPVPGRKSLLNDEQKNTLSFYISIFIPIAFGFSSTLWTTEILICALVRGKITKLYFFAYN
- a CDS encoding hypothetical protein (Evidence 5 : Unknown function) codes for the protein MGISFKKKTLSHPRADEEKRIVFQEQIKKYEEEGKEIVFIDESGFAKDMPRKEGYAPIGHRCVGKIDWNAKGRINVVGALLKSTLLTASLLIYVLVR
- a CDS encoding transposase; its protein translation is MTFHGNQTIKIQLRNSYEEKRTAFQERMEAYETEGKSIVFADEAGFAVDMPRRNGYAPIGKRCVGKQDWNAKGRVNAIGALIGMCLVTATLFTGTINSNVFYSWITHDLLPKLPPNCVLVMDNATFHKRLDIQQAIKNAGHILEYLPPYSPDFNPIEHKWAQLKAIRKRERCTTEEVFSNYA